The nucleotide window AGGTCTTTTTCTGCAGCCGAGATGTACTTTTCCTTAAAGCTTTGCGGAGCGTCACATTCCTCGCTGGCCACGAACCTTGTGCCCATTTGGACCCCAGAAGCTCCAAGTGATAATGCCCTGGCGATATCAGCACCAGTCAATATTCCTCCGGCAGCAATTACCGGGATGGACACAGCCTCAACAATCTCGGGGAGTATTTCAAATAATGGCCTGTCTGTCCCCAGATGCCCGCCGGCCTCAAATCCCTCCACAACCACGGCAGATGCACCCAGACGTTCCGAGATTTTAGCTAACTTCGCCGAAGAGACAATCGAAATGACAGGGATGCCAGCTTGTTTGCCCCAGGAATACATATCCCTTGATATCCCTGCTCCAGATATGATGAAATCCACTTTTTCATCTAATGCAGCCTTCATTTTTTCAGCGAAATCATTCATTGCAAATAATACATTTACGCCAATGTATCCCTTCCTATCTGTTAGCTCGCGCGCCTTCCTGATATGTGACCGTAATTCCTCGGTCGAAATCCCTGTTCCGGAAATGATGCCAATCCCGCCTGCGTTAGCTACCGCTGAAGCTAATCCGCTCAGTGAAATTCCTACCCCCATTCCTCCTTGCATGATTGGAACACTTGTAACCATATGGCCGATTTTAAGTTCTGGCAAATTCATGCTTATACCCCTTTCTGACTATATTCACTTGCAGTTTAGCATGGTGAAGTATAAAAAG belongs to Mesobacillus sp. AQ2 and includes:
- a CDS encoding nitronate monooxygenase — its product is MNLPELKIGHMVTSVPIMQGGMGVGISLSGLASAVANAGGIGIISGTGISTEELRSHIRKARELTDRKGYIGVNVLFAMNDFAEKMKAALDEKVDFIISGAGISRDMYSWGKQAGIPVISIVSSAKLAKISERLGASAVVVEGFEAGGHLGTDRPLFEILPEIVEAVSIPVIAAGGILTGADIARALSLGASGVQMGTRFVASEECDAPQSFKEKYISAAEKDLQLVKTTVGLQGRAIANHFTRLITTSDKLRIKKCRDCLKNCSYQFCTLDSLLTSVAGDVENGLVFAGARVGEIKEILPVRKIIDNLKMEYIAAKSFAQ